GTATCAGCCCTATCACTGCATTCTGCCAAACGGCATTCATGAGTTTCTGCATACTGAAAATATTGGTAAAAGATCCCATAATTAGGGCACCCAGGAATGAACCCGAAACTTTTCCAACTCCCCCAGATAGCTGTGCGCCGCCTATTACAACAGAGGCAATCGCAAACATCTCATAGCCGGTTCCCGCAAGAGGCTGTGCTGAGCCGACACGAGAAGCAAACACAATTCCACCAAGCGCTGCTAGCATACTACTAAGTAAATGAGCGGCAAAGAGTGTTTTCTCCACGCTTACCCCCATCATGGCTGCTGCATCCATATTTCCACCAACAATATAGAAAGCCCTACCAAAGGGAAATTTCTTGAGTATGTAGGTAAAGATGATTACCAGACCCACCAGAATTATGAATGGCATAGGAAAAAATCCAAAGACTGTCCCTCTCCCAATCATTTTCAGAAAACCTGGAAGATTTCTAGCGGTTGTCGTTACTTCCTTAGAAAAAATAAGAACTAGTGACCGGGCAAACATCATCATTGCCAACGTTCCAATGAAGGCGGGAATTTTCAATTTTGTCACCAGTACGCCATTTAGGCTACCTAGAAAAAAGCCAACGACCAAAGGAATTGTCAACGCAAGGATTGGTGAAGTTTCTCCAAACTTAATGAAGAAATAACCAGCCAAGGCAAACACAGAACCAACACTCAAGTCTATGGATCCGCATAATATTACAAATGTCATTCCGATAGCCAAGATTCCCACTAGACTAGCAGATCGCAACAGATTACTAATATTCCCCAGTTTTATGAACACAGGATTTGCTAATGCACCAATAATAACAATAAAAATCAATCCAATTATTGCTGTATTGTCAAGGAGATATTTACTTATCTTCTTCATTTATCATCTACCCCTTAATTATCTCTGTTTGCAACTGCATGCAAATATAATGCCCCAATAATCAACCCTGCCTTGATCATCAAAGCTATTGAGAATGGAATATTGAGCATATTACACATCATAGTGATGATCTGGAGAATGAAGGCTCCACATACTGTCCCAACCACATTTGGATATCCCCCAGTTATGGACGTACCACCGATTAAAGTTGCTGCAATCGCGTCAATTTCAATATCAAGACCAATCTTTGATGGATCTGCACTGCTTACCACAAACATGTCCAGTAATCCAGCTCCCCATGCAAAGAACATTGAGATTGCATAACACATGACAATTATTCTGGTTGTATGGATCCCACAAATCGTGGAAGCATCAGGATTGTTCCCCAGCAATTCTACTTCCATACCAAATATTGTCTTGTTTACCACAAAATACATAATAATGACTGCAAACAACATGATAAAGAAATGGATCGGTAGAACACCTCCCAAGGGCTCAGTAAAGATTACAGTCAATCTGGGTAATGAATAGGTGATTGTTCCCCGTCCGCTAATTCCTTTTGCAGAACCTCTTAGTATATAAAACATTGCAAGAGTCACCACCATAGGAAGTACTTTAAACTTGGATACCAGGACTCCGGAAACTATACCTACAAGTATCATTACAACCAAGGAGAGGATTAACCCATAGTAGTTACCTGCTACAAGTGGTATTGCTGATATGACCGCCGCAAGGCTCATGGCTGAACCAACGGAAATATCAATTCCTCCTGTCGCAATAATCAGTGTCATCCCCATACCGAGTAGCACAATTTTAGTAGTTTGCATCATCAGGTTAACAAAGGTGTTCATTGATAGAAAATTATTAGTGAAGAGACTATTGAAGATAACCAATAAAAGTAATGTAATAACTGCAATATTCCTTATCAGAAATGAGTAAATCTTATTTTCTTTCATAGGTTATACACTCTCTATTTATTTTCTCATTATCGGCGGCAATCATTTCCAGTATCCGTCTTTCAGATATCGCATCATCTGCCAACTCACCTATGGAAACACCATTATTCAATACAATAATTTTGTCACAGTTCCTGACAAGTTCTTGTTGTTCGGAAGAGATTAAAAGCACCCCAATCCCATTCTCTGCAAATTCCTGTATTAGATTTTCTATTTCTTGTTTTGCTCCTACATCAATCCCTCTCGTCGGCTCATCTAAAATGATAAATTTGGGATTAGTAGAAAGCCATCGACCGACCACAACCTTTTGTTGATTTCCTCCCGAGAGGAATTTTATCCGTTGCAGGATACCTGTTTTCTTAACTCGCATCTTGTTACAATAATGATTAGTAAGATCTACTTTCTTCTTATAATCGATAATTCCCATCTTGGAAATTGAATCATTTGCACAAGCACACATATTGTTTATGATGCTTGCGTTGGGGAAGATACCTTCTTCACGTCGGTTCTCAGTACAGAAAGCCATCTTATGCTTTAGTGCCAGAGAGGGAGAACTACTGGCTTTTTCGTCTCCCTCGAAAAGAACAGTCCCTGCATCACGTTTCGCAAGGCCAAAAATCAAATGCGCTACTTCAGTCCTTCCTGACCCCAACAACCCAGCCAGACCAACAATTTCACCTTTATGAACAGTAAAACTTACATCTTGTACCTTTGGCTCCTGTTTCAAATGATCAACTTCTAGTAGCAACTCATCCGTACATGTCCTTTTCGATTTTCGGCTGGATTCGACATATTGTCGCCCAATCATTTTCTCGAGCAATTTCATGTGAGGCAATTCTTCTGTTTTATATGTGCCAATGAGATGGCCATCCCTCAATATCGAGATCTCATCACATTTTTTATATACTTCATCGATTCGATGAGAGATGAAAATAACTGCGATACCCTTCGCTTTCAACATATCGATTAGGGAAAAAAGCACTTCTACCTCATTTGAATCGAGAGAAGATGTTGGTTCATCCATAATCACCAACTTGCTCTTCATGTTGATTGCCCTAATGATTGCAACAATCTGCTGTTTTGCAGTCCCATAGCCCCTTACAGGCTGTCTTACGTCGATGTCAATATGGATATCGTCAATGAGTCGCTGTGCTTTTTGGTAAACTTGAGTCCAATCAATAGAACCATTCTTCTTGAATGGATAGTTACTGATGAAGATATTTTCAGCTACAGAAAGATATGGTAGCAGATTCAATTCCTGGTAAATTGCGCTAATACCAGCGTGTTGTGCTTCAAGAGAGTTCTTAAAAAAACCTGTAGACCCATTATAGTTCATCTCACCTGAATCTGCTTGATATATTCCAGTGATTATTTTAATCAACGTAGATTTTCCGGCCCCGTTCTCGCCCATCAGCGCATGAACAGAGCCTTGTTTGATATTGAGTGAAACCTCATGTAACACTTGTGTCCGAGAAAACCCTTTCACAATGTCATGAAGTTCCAGGATGTTTGCCCCCATATAAAAAGCTCCTGCCATTATTTTAAAATTGATAGGTGTAGGCTGCTACGACAACTCGTAGCAGCCCACTAACATCTTAGAAGCCAAGATAGTAATACTCATCTACATTAGTACTATCAACCAACTTGTCAC
This sequence is a window from uncultured Sphaerochaeta sp.. Protein-coding genes within it:
- a CDS encoding ABC transporter permease, coding for MKKISKYLLDNTAIIGLIFIVIIGALANPVFIKLGNISNLLRSASLVGILAIGMTFVILCGSIDLSVGSVFALAGYFFIKFGETSPILALTIPLVVGFFLGSLNGVLVTKLKIPAFIGTLAMMMFARSLVLIFSKEVTTTARNLPGFLKMIGRGTVFGFFPMPFIILVGLVIIFTYILKKFPFGRAFYIVGGNMDAAAMMGVSVEKTLFAAHLLSSMLAALGGIVFASRVGSAQPLAGTGYEMFAIASVVIGGAQLSGGVGKVSGSFLGALIMGSFTNIFSMQKLMNAVWQNAVIGLILLVIIVLQSTFSISMFDKKTRKG
- a CDS encoding sugar ABC transporter ATP-binding protein produces the protein MGANILELHDIVKGFSRTQVLHEVSLNIKQGSVHALMGENGAGKSTLIKIITGIYQADSGEMNYNGSTGFFKNSLEAQHAGISAIYQELNLLPYLSVAENIFISNYPFKKNGSIDWTQVYQKAQRLIDDIHIDIDVRQPVRGYGTAKQQIVAIIRAINMKSKLVIMDEPTSSLDSNEVEVLFSLIDMLKAKGIAVIFISHRIDEVYKKCDEISILRDGHLIGTYKTEELPHMKLLEKMIGRQYVESSRKSKRTCTDELLLEVDHLKQEPKVQDVSFTVHKGEIVGLAGLLGSGRTEVAHLIFGLAKRDAGTVLFEGDEKASSSPSLALKHKMAFCTENRREEGIFPNASIINNMCACANDSISKMGIIDYKKKVDLTNHYCNKMRVKKTGILQRIKFLSGGNQQKVVVGRWLSTNPKFIILDEPTRGIDVGAKQEIENLIQEFAENGIGVLLISSEQQELVRNCDKIIVLNNGVSIGELADDAISERRILEMIAADNEKINRECITYERK
- a CDS encoding ABC transporter permease: MKENKIYSFLIRNIAVITLLLLVIFNSLFTNNFLSMNTFVNLMMQTTKIVLLGMGMTLIIATGGIDISVGSAMSLAAVISAIPLVAGNYYGLILSLVVMILVGIVSGVLVSKFKVLPMVVTLAMFYILRGSAKGISGRGTITYSLPRLTVIFTEPLGGVLPIHFFIMLFAVIIMYFVVNKTIFGMEVELLGNNPDASTICGIHTTRIIVMCYAISMFFAWGAGLLDMFVVSSADPSKIGLDIEIDAIAATLIGGTSITGGYPNVVGTVCGAFILQIITMMCNMLNIPFSIALMIKAGLIIGALYLHAVANRDN